The genomic DNA gaggctaacagcagaggagcggggggtgtgggctgggctgtagaagagcagggaggtgaggtaggaggggagtaggtgatggagagccttgaagctgagattgaggagtttttgcttgagacaggattcgaaccaaggtccttctgattcccagttcattcattcattcattcattcattcaatcgtgcttgctgagcacttactgtgggcagagcactgcattaagtgcttgggagagtacaatgcaataataaacagacacattccctgcccacattgagttaaTAGTCAAAAGGGgtagacacagacattaatataaataaataaaatgactgacatgtacataagtgctatggagttcGGAGGggaaatgaacaaagggagcaaatcagggacacacagaaatgaatgagggaaggggaaaggggggcttagtcagggaagacctcttggaggagatgtgccttcaataaggttttgaagagacagagagtaattgtctgttggatttgaggaaggagggcgttccaggccagaggcagcagttGGCTGAGGGataagcagtgagatagacgagatcgagatatagtgagaaggttagcattagtggagtgaagggtgcaggctgggttgtagtaggggagtagtgaggtgaggtaggaggggtcaaggtgattgagggttttaaagtcaatggtgagaagtttttgtttgttgaagaggtgaatgggcaacccctggagttctttgaggagtggggaaacatcttcatgttgccaatttgtacttcccaagcacttagtacagtgctctgcacatagtaagtgctcaataaatatgattaaatgaatgtccagaatgttttttgtagaaaaatgatctgggcagcagagtaaagtatggactggagtggggcctgtgttctgtccactagaccacatagcAAGAGTTAAGACCATGACTCGAACTAGGGCTCTGGTTGGAATTTGGGCTAGATTTCAAATTAGGTTTAGATCCTAGGAGAGAATTGGGCTATAGCCTTTAACCTGGCTTCTGCTAAGTAGTGCAGGGTGGCACCCTGAAGAGATGGAGCTCAGTGTGTCGGTGCACATATAGCTGGACTGAAGAGAGCTTAAAGAGACCTGAGTAGGGCCAGACTGGACAGGTTGGGGCTGAAGGGAACTGGGTAGGAGTGGACTTATCAGAACTGAGGAGAGCCCGACAGAGTGGTGCAGGCCCTGAGCAAGACTCTGCTTGAAGGCATCTTTGTTCAccctcagtcaggcagtcaattgaATGGcctggaatgtggctgtttattgttacattgtactctcccaagcgtttagtacagtcctctgcatacagtaaattctcaataaatatgactgactgaatgaatgaattgattacctaccatgtgcaaggcactgcattaagtgcttggaagtgtacagtgaAACCCAGTAGATAGATATGATGCTTGTTCACAGAGCATAAAATCTAGAAGGATAGAAAAGaattgaaaacaaacaaaaaccaagaAAACATCATATAGAGAAACAGGTAAAATATAAGGACATTGACATGAATCCTGTGGGGTTGGGATATTTTTGTGCTTTAACCAGTATAGACTCAAGTGCACTGGTACAAGTGGAGCAAGCTTTGACTGTCCAGTGACAGAAATTTGCAAATATTCTGCTTTAGGCTGTTACTCTCCTGTTACATTACAATCATCTTGGAgaattccctcatcatcatcatcatcatcatcatcaatcgtatttattgagcgcttactatgtgcagaacactgtactaagcgcttgggaagtacaaattgacaacatatagagacagtccctacccaacagtgacagtggactcacagtctaaaagggggagacagagaacaaaaccaaacatactaacaaaaaaaataaataaatagaatagatatgtacaaataaaataaataaataaataaatagagtaaaaatatgtacaaacatatatacatatatacaggagctgtggggaagggaaggaggtaagatggggggatggagagggggacgagggggagaggaaggaaggggctcagtctgggaaggcctcctggaggaggtgagctctcagcagggccttgaagggaggaagaaagctagcttggcagatgggcagagggagggcattccaggcctgggggatgatgtgggccgggggtcgatggcgggacaggcgagagcgaggtacggtgaggagatcagcggtggaggagcagagggtgtggactgggctgtagaaggagagaagggaggtgaggtaggaggggacgaggtgatggagagccttgaagcccagggtgaggagtttctgcctgatgcgcagattgattggtagccactggagatttttgagtgatatgcccagagcgtttctggacaaagataatccgggcagcagcatgaagtatggattgaagtggagagagacacgaggatgggagatcagagagaaggctgatgcagtagtccagacgggataggatgagagcttgaatgagcagggtagcggttgggatggagaggaaagggcggatcttggcaatgttgcggagctgagactggcaggttttggtcacggcttggatgtgaggggtgaatgagagagcggagtcgaggatgacaccaaggttgcgggcttgtgagacgggaaggatggtagtgctgtcaacagagatgggaaagtcagggagagggcaaggtttgggagggaagacaaggagttcagtcttcgacatgttgagctttagatggcgggcagacatccaaatggagatgttctgaaggcaggaggagatgcgatcctggagagagggggagagagcaggggcagagatgtagatctgggtgtcatcagcgtagagatgatagttgaagccgtgggagcaaatgaggtcaacaagggagtgcgtgtagatcgagaacagaaggggaccaagcactgaaccttggggaacccccacagtgagagaatgggagggggaggaggagcctgcaaaagagaccgagaaagaacgactggaggggtaagaggagaaccaggagaggacggagtctgtgaagccaaggtcagatagcgtgttgagaagaagggggtctcATCCTCATCAACATCAGATACAGTTCTCTTATCAAGCAGCcagcccatgtatttcttcctctgccacctgttcctcatggacctctgctacacttccacagTTACTCCCAGTCTGGTCAAagatttgctgtctgagaagaaaCCCATTTCCTTCCGTGACTGCATGATTCAGCTCTTCACTatgcacttatttggtggggtTGAGATCTTAATCCTTGTGGAGATGGCCTACgattgctatgttgccatctgcaaacccttgcatTATGTGATTGTCATGAACAAGCAGCGGTGTGCCACAatggttgcagtgtgctggggagtAGCATTTCTCTATTCCATGGTCCAGTGGTTCCTTGTCATTTTTTTGTCCTTCTGCGGTCTTAATAAGATCGGTCACTATTTCTTTGACATTTGCCCTCTCCTGAAACTGGCTTGCTCAGATACTAatgtgactggatttttagtcTTCACCAACACGGGGGCAATTATGATGGTTACTTTTGCAGTCCTTGTCTTCTCTTACGTCATTGCTTTAGCCAATCTGAGGACCCATTCACTGGTAGGACgtcacaaagccctctccacctgagcttcccacatcaccgtggtggcattgtttttcttgccctccatcttcatttacctccagTCAGCCCAGGCATTCCACGAGGTTAAGGTGTTTACTCTGTTTTACAGCATCATCACCCACACATTCAACCTTCTCATCTATACTCttaggaacagagagatgaaaacagcCATGAGAAaagtgtggtgttggaagccgcatttggagggaaaatcaggcaggtgAAATGAATGCCCacatctcctttcttcccctcctgcatttgGAATCAAAACAGGTTTTCTCCTAggctaggggaaatgagagttcttACTGTTTATCGGACTGTAAACAACCATTCTTCCAACTCAATACCTATATTTAATACAGCTTGgaaggcctggaatgccttccttcctcacattgccaaactagctcccttcccctcttcaaagccctactgatggaggctttcccagactgagctctccttttcctctgctactcCTTTCTACttcacccctacttcctccctctgctctaccctcttccctgtcccacagcacttgtgtatatttgtgcatatttataactctattttatcaatgatgtgtatatatctataattctattcatctattttgatgctattgatgtctgtctacttgttttgttttgttgtctgtcacctgtctgtctgtgagcctgttgtttggaagggattgtctctatctgttgccgattggtattttccaagcactgaaataagtacaattgaatgaatgaatgaatcccttcctccacctcaatgcttaTATTTATTACAGCCATCCATTATCCtatgccatttcaaataaaatattttcaaaaaaatGAATAACTACTGCTTAATGGGATGGAAAGCTAATTGCAGGCTTCAGTTAAAGTAAAAATTAATTGGAAGCTTCTTGGGAGAGAGAGTTACATCtttgatgtgtgctgtgcagCTATGGCAAATGTGGGTTTTAGCATAtatagtatctattaagtgctaatgtgcaaagcagggttctcaGTGAGTTctgctcatatatatatatgtttatacagatttattactctattttacttgcacatatttattattctaattattttgttaatgatgtgcatatagctttaattctatttgttctgacgattttgacacttgtcaacatgttttgctttgttgtctgtctcccccttctagactgtgagcccgttgttgggtagggaccgtctctatatgttgccaacatgtacttcccaagcgcatagtacagtgctctgcacacagtaagcgctcaataaatgtgattgaatgaacgaatgaatacagttGTCTCATTCCCTCCTTGCTAGTAGATAAGGCACAGAACGGGGGTTGAATACTCATTTCAGATGGAGGGGGCAGCAATTATGGTTTTAAAGGGGAAGGAgtctgcttagtggaaagagcacaagactagtagagcatttgggttctaatcctgtttttgccatgcacctgctgtgtgaccttgggcaattcacttaacgtctgtctgtgtgcctcagttacctcatctgtaaaatggaaattgagactctgaaccccaatTGGAGTTTAGActatgtccaaaatgattatcttatatctaccccagcagatagtacagtacctggtgcacagtaagcacttaaagaagatGATTAAAAATCATCTTTACATTGCTTAGTTCATTAATATTGTTGCCTAACATTGCTAAGAGACTAATTCATGAGGCTGAGGTCTTTTAAACAATTTGGGGAGTCCTGGAATTGCTCAATGGAAGGGATTCGAGAccatatttttcatttaaggaaaggggGCAGTGTTCTCAGTGgtacaactgtgagcccgatgttggatagggaccgtctctatatgtactacATTTtgacgatttgcacttcccaagagcttagtacagttctctgcacacagtaagcgctcaataaatatgattgaatgaatgaatgaatggtacgttCTTCTGAAATTGAAAATATGATGTGAGGATTTAGCActcgaaagaaaaagaaactcagaATAGGGAGATAGCTGCTGCTAAATAAGATAAAATGGAATAActactagaatggaagataaataCTGGGAAAAGTAGGTTTCAGAATGATGGAGACAACGATgtgcatatccatggagtttgaaaaatatgatGTAGAAGTAAGAGGAGCAATTAAGGAATGatccccatgagaatgttcagatatctttgttGCGGTTTTATGTTGTAATGTGAAGGTAATTTGCCCTTCAATTGGCAGGTAGACAATCAGTAGTGTACTGTCTACAAGATGATTTTTGCAATCATGATACGTGGTAGTAGGGTCAgagtttttcttccttttttcttttttctaatggtatttgttaagcgcttactatgtgtcagacaccatacttaagcactggggtagatacaagctaatcaagttggacacattccgtgtcccacatggaactaacAGGCTTAATCACCAtattacaggtgatgtaactgaggcacagagaagttgagtgacttgctcaagaccacatacatccagtggcagagccaggataagaatccagttccttctgattcccaggtccatgttatATCCACTGGGGCATGCCACAAGAGTTAGGACTATTACCCAAACTAGGGCTCTGGTTGGAATTTGGCCTAGATTTCAAGTTGTATTAAGATCCCAAGAGAGAATTGGAATAAAATGACAACCCTGGCGTCCCTTAAGGAAGCAGCTTGtatccatatagtaagcaccataataataaaaaataatgaagatcacttgcttgccgtgtgaccttgggcacgtctcttaacttctatgtgtttcagtttccttgtccataaaatgtggattcaatacctgttctccttcctacttagactgtgagtcctacgagggacagggattgtgtctgagctgGTGTTTTCTATCTACTCTGTTCCCaaatacaatgtttggcacatagtgagcactttacaaatgtcacctttaataataataatggcttttgttatgtgcttactatgtgcaaggcactgttctaagcgctggggggaggatacaaggtcatcaggttgtcctacgtggggctcacagtcaatccccattttccagatgaggtaactgaagctcagagaagtcaagtgacttgcccaaggtcacacagcagacatgtgatggaggcaggattcgaacccatgacctctgactccaaagcacgggttctttccactgagccaagctgcttctgcttgCTTTCCAACTATTACTTCTCTTAGACCTTCAGTAACTAtagacttctagattgtgagcccgctgttgggtagggaccatctctatatgttgccaactcgtacttcccaagagcttagtacagtgctctgcaaacagtaagtgcccaataaatacgattgaatgaatgaatatagagaaccTTTAAAAAAGGAACAGGAATATAGGAGGGTATGAGAGAAGTCTTTGGTTCCCTCTGAGACCTGGAGGAGACCTGAGACctgtagcatggtttagtggatagaacatgggcgtgggagtcagaaggatctgggttttaatcccagcactgctacctgtctgttgtgtgatcctgggcaagtcccttcacttctgcgtgcctcagtgacatcatctgtcaaatggaaataaaagtgtgagtcctgtgtgggacagggactgtgtccaaccagattaaattatttctaccccagctcttagaacagtgtttggcacatagacagcaattaacaagtaccataatggttATTAGTATTCCCTTGGGAAAACATTGCTAGGTAAAAGTACCACAATACTTGATCTCAGGAGGGGACGatgttaatcaataaatcaatcaattgtgtttattgagcacttaccatgtgtgaaacATTTcacatcattcaattgtatttattgagcgttcactgtgtaaagagcactgtactaagcacttggaaagtacactacaacaatagagacaatccctgcccacaatgggcttcattcagtcatatttattgaacatttactgtgtgcaaaccactgtactaagtgattggagcactttactaaacacttgggaaagtgcaatatgacagaattagtagacattacccatgcccacagtgagctgaccgtTTGCAGGGGGAGAtagggattaaaaaaaattacagctggggaaatATTCGAGCATAAGGAGATGTACTATAAATGATGTGGTCTGGGGAGAAAACCAAAGTTCTTAAGAAGTACACAGCCAAGTACAGAGTcattgaagaggggaggggagggaaggtaaatgaagagagagcttattcagggaaggcctcttggaggagaccttcTCCACTCACAGCTGGTCTGTGTGTTTATGACCTGATCTTTGTTCCACATGCTGGGGTGGATTGTACTCTGGAGGGAGACACAAACTCTATGAGTAAATTTCAAGTTGATTCTTTGAGtcggaaaaaaaattaaagaccACTTGGAAAGAGTTCTTCCTGATTTAGAAATAGGTAAACCTGAGTTTCAATATACATGGAtgatgtatcccagtgcttagaacagtgctccagtgtttagaacagtgctatgcacataataagtgcttaacaaatgccatcattatcattatttccaaaTGACATTTTTTACCAGCTTCTCTTTAAACAAGACACCTTAGCTATGTGATTTATGAGTTTCTTAAATATTTTCATATCTGCATAATTCTGTTGCCAACTAGTAGAATGAAATAGTTTGAAATTTAAAGGTGAATGATCATTTATCCTTTATGGTGACCATTAGGGTTATTGTATGCTTTCTGTACATGgttcatagtatttactgagtattgactgtatgcagaacacaaacttaagcccttgagggagtataataaagatgaaagacatgatccttggcctaaggaaacttacaatctattggCAGTGAGAGGTACAGAATAATTTCCAATTGGATGAAAAAAGAATATTGAAAGATGGTTAAATGAATCATTAAGTTCTTTAATAGTATCTAAGTTGTATGGCTGGCTATGAGTGCAAATGAACTGACTAGGTAGTTGAGAGGGTATAATCTGGGAAGATGAAAATAATCAGCAAATGATTAAATTATAATCgaaaatatgggcaaagttaTAAATTGATAGCAGTCCCTACTAAGCTATATTCAAACCTGTTTTCAACATGATGAAGAAACGTTCGACCACCACCTTTGATAAGGTAGATCTTCAGGGATTTGAGGAGCTGGCAGAGTCCCTGGACCTCTAAAATGTTTTGGTTTAACAGCTGGGTCTTCGaggcaaagttttttttttccctgaagatAGCTCTGCACCAAGCATTTGCTTGGTCGAGGGGGAAAGCTTTGTaactgtctttcttttttttccccctctgagcTCAGATACAGGTTGGTGGGGTTGCACGTTTCAGGCAGCCCCAAGGAAAGAAATTTGACTCTCAGGAAACCAAAGATGACTCAAGATTCAGAAACTCCGTGTTTAGGAAACTACCTCCATCCAAtgtgaaggttggacttccactgagacttgagttctgtcctgatgcagctctgaaaagccttttgCTTCTCATGACTGGATATAAAGATCCACACACACATAAATGCATCATAGTGGGAAGACTAACAAAGGGGTAAGGTTCTTTTTTCAAAAAGCAACAACAGAGTTTTCTCTTAATTTCTCAGTTCTCATTCTTTGATTCATGGACTTTTCCTGTGCAGGTCCCTAGTCATTTTAATATAAAGAAGAATCCAGATTGCAAGTACCTAGAATCGAATTAGCTGACTCTCCTTGGAAAATTGAGCTAGGATTGTGAATTTTGGTCTTCAACAAAGTCATAATTTTAATTCTGAAACATTGTGAGACagataaaattcatttttttagcCCACCGTTTCTCTTTTCGCAGATCTCCAGGACTGTTTAGAAAATATCTGAATAGACCCCCTCATGTGATTTCGTAGTTCCAATCAGGTGGTCCTTTAAGGAATCCCTTGACTGATGTGCTTTATTGTTGTTGACGAATGCCTTTGAGTCATTTCTCACCCATGGTCACTCCTTGAATATatcttctccagaacatcccatttTCTTCTGTACTTGTTCTGGTTTGTAGTCAATAGCGTTTTCTTGGTCAGAAATATGGAAGTTCTTTtctattgtgagcccgttgttgggtagggaccatctctagatgttgacgatttgcacttcccaagtgcttagtacactgttttgcacacagtaagcgctcaataaatacatttgaattaaagaataaatatgaatgaattttcttctttcccatgctgctgctgcccagcacaggtgaatcaactttgtctgatgctttggtttagacctttccattatgggtaacctcGATGAGAGAATAACTCTCTAGCTCTAAACTCTAAGATTCATCAGCATATACAAACCCTACTGCCACCATAAGGTGTGGATTCAAAGGAGAGTGTGATTTATTAGAAacaggaaatcagattgtttgCATTCTGAAACATCCTAATGCAATAGATATGATCTCTAGAGGAATATATTCATTGCTGGGCACTATTGCCCAGTAGAAAGATGATACGACTGGGATTGAGAGACCAGAAtatgggtagcagcatggcctagtggatagagcacatgcctgggagttagaaggacctgggttctaatcccacctccaacacctagctgctgtgtgaccttgagcaagtcacttcaattctctgtacctcagatacctcatctgtaaaatggggattaagaatgcaaaccccatgtgagacagagactatgtctaacctcattaacttatatttacccagagcttagaacagtacttggcacatagtaagtgcttaacaagtactgtaattattatttttattattatccttattattagttcctgctctgctcctggactgCTGGTTGATATTGGACAAGCCATTCAACATCTTAATAATGATGTTaattgggcagaaaatgtgtgtattgtactttccaatgcgcttagtagagtgttctgcacatagtaagagttcaataaataggattgattgcttgttttataGTAGTTATGGTATATTTAAGCAATTGTGCTGTTATACACAGGAATAAATTCAGAATAattatttctgttattatttttattatggtgtttgtttagtcctatgtgctaagcactgtactaaattttaagatagataaaagataatcagtgcaAACAAAcggtgtgacctagtagataaagcatgggcctgggagtcagaaggaccagcgttctaatcgtggctccgccacttgtctgctgcttgaccttggacaaataacaacaacaacataataataataataatagcatttgttaagcacttattatgtgccaagcactgttgcaaatATTGGGGCAGATATTAAGtagtcaggttgtaccatgtgtggctcacagtcttaatcctcattttacagatgaggtaactgagacacagagaagttaggtgacttgtccaaagtcacacagctgacaagtggtggagcccagattagaacacacgacctctgactcatctgactcccaaccccggcctctttccactaagccaggctgcttcagcaTGTCAACATGTAGGACACAGaccctctccaacctgattagcttgtacatatcctagcgcttataacagtgcctggcacatagtaagcacttaataaataacataaaaaatgggGGCACTGAGTCTAACTAGGATGGAGGTagaatttgatccccattttacagatggggaaactgaggcacagagacattaaatgaggtcgtcaaggtcacacagcatacaggaggagagctggaattagaacccaaatcttgtgtctcgctggcctgtgctctttcatttaggccaggctgcttctcttgtgcctcatttttctccattgcaaaatggggataaaattttccctctccctacttcttagattgtgagccctatatggaggAAGGACTGTTTCCTAACCAATTAGTCTGTGGTCTGGTACTTAACATAATGCCTGGCACGTGGTGAGCACTTaattaataaaaaaatatatttatcacctcactagaaatgaaagggatgtatatCCAGAAAAGATATAAAATTTCTCTTGCAATGTTCTCATATACATCAACACAGTGTTGTAAGTGATATTCAATTATAAGTATAATTCACTGGTCCCtgcaatttttaaaatattatttatgatgtttcattttgcaataatttcaggtaaatattcctcattctcaggatggaaaataggaacaacgtcacagaatttgttctcttaggtctgtccagtgatagaaatttgtagatattctgctttgggctgttcctctcctgttacatcGCAATCCTCTTAGGGaatctcatcatcctcatcactgtcagaggCAGTTCCCTCCTCAaacagcccatgtacttcttcctctgccacttgtccctcatgggccccTGCTACACTTCCACAGTGACTCCTaaactggtcagagatttgctgTCTAAGAAGAAAATAATCTCCTTCTAGGTCTGCGTGATGCAGCTCTTTACTGtgcacttatttggtggggtTGAGATGGGGTTGGCcatccttgtggggatggcctacgatcactatgttgccatctgcaaacccttgcacTATGTGGTTGTCATGAACAAGCAGTGGTGTGCCATAGTGGTTAtagtgtgctggggaggaggatttctccatttcatcgtccttgttattttttttgcccttctgtggccccagtaAAATCGATCACTATTTCTGCGATGTTTACCCTCTCCTAAAACTGGCTTGCACAGATACTGACATGGTAGGAATTTTAGTCCTCTCCGATTCAGGGACAGTTACATTGATCTCATTTATAGTCTTGTTGTTCTCTTATGTCACCgttttagccagtctgaggaaccgctctttggaaggacgtcacaaagccctctccacctgcgcttcccacatcaccgtggtggcattgtttttTTTGCCCTCCATCTTTATTTACCTCCGGCCAGCACAGACCTTTCCCGAGaataaggtgtttgctctgttttacaccatcatcgcccccatgttcaaccccctcatctgcactctgaggaacagagagatgaaaacgtccatgagaaaggtgtggtgttggaagccacATTTGGAGTGAAAATCAGGCAGGTGAAATGAATGTCCAcatctcctgtcttcccctcttgcaTCTGTCTTATTCTATCCACCTAGCTCTTCTCTGTACAATCAAAGCAGGTTTTCtcctaggctaggggaaaagagaATTCTCACTGTTTATCAGACCATAAACATCCCTTCCTTCACCTCAATGCCTATACTTAATGCAGCCATCCATTATCCTATGCTATTTCAAATAAACTATTTTCAAGAAAATGAATAACTCCTGCTTAATGGGATGGAAAGCTAATTACAGTCTTCAGTTGATGTTATattaattgtaagcttctagggAGAGGGAGTTATGTCTTTGATGTGCACTGTGCAAtgatggcagatgtgggttttagcagATATAGTTTCTTCTAAATGCTTATGTGCATAGCAGGAATCTCAGTGGGATCTACTCATACAATTAACGCAGTCCCTCTTTGTTAGTAGATAAGGCACAGAACGGGGGTTCAAAACTATTCAGATATGG from Tachyglossus aculeatus isolate mTacAcu1 unplaced genomic scaffold, mTacAcu1.pri SUPER_6_unloc_5, whole genome shotgun sequence includes the following:
- the LOC119922160 gene encoding olfactory receptor 4P4-like, which gives rise to MDLCYTSTVTPSLVKDLLSEKKPISFRDCMIQLFTMHLFGGVEILILVEMAYDCYVAICKPLHYVIVMNKQRCATMVAVCWGVAFLYSMVQWFLVIFLSFCGLNKIGHYFFDICPLLKLACSDTNVTGFLVFTNTGAIMMVTFAVLVFSYVIALANLRTHSLEQRDENSHEKSVVLEAAFGGKIRQIQVGGVARFRQPQGKKFDSQETKDDSRFRNSVFRKLPPSNVKVPSHFNIKKNPDCKYLESN